The window atttaacCTCGCCAACTCCAACGGTTGAAACACCCACCACTGAGGAAAGCGAAGCTAAAGTTGAAGATGTACAATTCTTTTCAGCGCCTTTAGTTGCTGCTTTTACAGTTCATCAAGATGAACATGGTTTACCAAAAAGTGTAGAGCCAATTTTTAAGGCATCAACAAATACGGTTCCGGTGGTTACAAATTTCATTGATGACCAAAGATTTTATCAACAGAAACAAGAAGAATTAGAGTTACAGGAAAAAAAAAGGAGagaagattttttgaaacaacagcaattaaaacaagaacaatttaggAATCAATTTGTGATTCAAGAGAAACAAAGGGCTTTGGAAGAACAGTTATACAAGCTGCAACATCAACAACGACAACAACAAGAAGTTTTATTGAAACAACAAGAGTTAATTAGGGAACAAGAAAGAGTTTTGAGGGAAGAACGCGagagaaatcgtttaaaacaaaacgaaCAACCCTTTATCCCTATTATTCCTAATAATCGcattgaaaatgttgaatttACCACTTCAAATCCAACTAAACCGTCAACGGTTGTTTTTCAATCGAGCGTTTCTTTTAATCCGGCCGAATTTTCTAAAGGAACTTCTTTACCGTTAAATGCTCAACAATTACcggttaaaaattataatgattttagaCAAACTCCATATTATAATCAACATCAAGTTCAACCAaatcaatttcatcaaaatcaaatacaaaatattCAATCAATTCAACCCATTCAACAACAAATTCAACCAATTCAACAACAAATACAACCAATTCAACAACAAATTCAACCAATTCAACAACAAATACAACCAATTCAACAACAAATACAACCAATTCAACAAATTCAACCAGTTCAACAACAAATACAACCAATTCAACAAATTCAACCAGTTTTAACACCACCTCATTACAATACACCAACGACAGTGGAAATTCCACCAACTCAAAACGTTAGAATTTATCGCCAAGAACAAGAAACGGGAACTTTCCCAAACAATTTCGTGTTTAACCCAAACCACCATCAACAGCAACAATACGTCCAAATTCAACCATCAATTCAAGTCCCAAATGTGCGATTATTAAGATCAAACGAACCATTCCAAAATGGGCCGGTTCAACCGCCCTTGGTGAATCATCAATTAAGAAATTTGTTGCAACAAGCCGGGATTAGTAAGGGAAGGCAGGAAGATTTAAATATCGTCTCGAAAGTGTTGTCTTATAATCATTTTGGAGGCGGTGGTGGTAATTTTTTTGCCGTCCCCGCCAGGGGGTATCATTTTCAAGTGCATAGAAGTGATACGAAAGgttgatgatgatgaatcGAAATAATCTTCGTTGTAAATAGTCATCTTTTGTACTTTCGTTCACGATTCACAAGCTTTAAAGTACctcaaagtttaattttttgaactcACATCTTAATAtcgtatagggtttatttatattttgtatattaattttacgtgttaatttttgtatgtatttatgttaaaaatggtttttagtaataaatataaattaattaattattacttttattaagacatttttaaacacctgtatataactATACgaagatgttaaaaaattaatttattttttatttcttatttaataaagtaccaaaagaataaattaattaattataaacataatattaataattaaacacaaattataacgtaaattaaataaatattttgtaatttagtgtagtaaatttttaggttggtattagtTTCACACCCACCATTTGACATTTCTTACGTCAACCGTTATTGTGTAcgggattttttttataatttcctcaagagtaaaattaaaaagatttcgtCAAAATCTCAAGAAAATGCCCCatcttttcattaaaacattaattttattatgaacgATAGTATATATTACGGTAAGGATTTAATTTCTCTCTTTAATGAGGTTTTAATGGTTACACCTCTTTGTTAAAGGTGGTTCTGGTCGTGAATCGGGAGTGGTAAGCGACTGTGACACCATGGCAGAACTCGCAACTCTCCTCAGGAATGAAATTCCTGAGGGGCGAAGTAATTTAACCGATAACCACACAAACTTGGAACGTGTGGCTGAATATTGCGAAGCGAATTACTTTCAAATGGAAAATAAACGTGTTGCTTTGGAAGAAACGAAGAATTATACAACACAATCTTTAGCTAGTGTTGCTTATCAAATTAATACGttagcttttaattttttacaactcCTCGATTTACAACAAAGTCAACTGGCTGAAATGGAGAGTCAAATGAATCATATCGCTCAAACTGTTATGATACACAAAGAAAAAGTTGCTAGGAGAGAAATTGGGGTTTTAACAGCAAATAAATCTACTTCGAGacaatacaaaattattgCTCCTGCTAATCCTGAAAAACCCATTAAGTATGTTCGAAAACCGATTGATTATGCaggtaagaataaaaaattaattaattttaattgattaattaataatatgtgATAGTTTTGGATGAAATTGGTCATGGGGTAAGAAGTTCGGGGACCCCACGTCAAAAACAACGAGGTTCAAGTCAAGGGAGTATCCAATCGATTAGTGCAATGTCTACAAATTCAACTGTAGGTCCTGCACCAACCACAAAACCTCCAACTCCACCACAAGTTACACGAACGAACAGTAAAGGTATTAATTCTTCTtgattatgaaataattttaatttattacttcgAAATTAGTTTCAGTTTCCGGTGGAACTCTAAGTAAAGCAAGTAGAGAATATAGAACTCCTCCAGCTGTAGCCCCACCTCAAGTTCCAAGTCATTACGCCCCCAATTACCCCATTGGACATCCTCGAAGGGGTGAAAGAGGTCCTGGATATAGCACCTTACCTTTAGCCCAACATAACCAAGCCATGTCGCCCCCTCAAGTCGGTATGGTCCATCCTATGAGCATTCCATCACAAACACAACAAGTTCAACATGTTCAGCAACATCCTCAAACTCCACCTCCGCCTCCACCACCAGGAAATACAGTTTATATTCAAGAGCAACATATGAGTATGCCACGTAAGTTAAaagaaatgtaataaattgtttttgtcCACAACTACATTATAATAtctatatataattatttgaaacatcaaaatttcaaaaaacgttaattgaatttatttttttctatttctttttttagtacTAAAggtttgatattaaaaaaacgtaaaaaaatcctttttttctatgatttaagcataaattaattaattttcacgacttttcataaaattgacagttaattttaacaaattgtgaagttggtaacattgaatttgtgtcacatcaaactttattcaaaaagttatttaaaaaaattaatttagaatcaatttcaaaagtAGTCATGCACAAAggtttgatattaaaaaaacctaaaaaaatcctttttttctatgatttaagcataaattaattaattttcatgacttttcataaaattgacagttaattttaacaaattgtgaagttggtaacattgaatttgtgtcacattgacgtttaaagtttattcaaaaagttatttaaaaaaataaatttagaatcaatttcaaaagtAGTCATGGACAAAgctttgatattaaaaaaacgtaaaaaaatcctttttttctatgatttaaacataaattaattaattttcatgacttttcataaaattgatagttaattttaacaaattgtgtagttggtaacattgaatttgtgtcacattgacgtttaaactttattccaaaagttatttaaaaaaataaatttaaaatcaatttcaaaagtAGTCATGGACAAAggtttgatattaaaaaaacgtaaaaaaatcctttttttctatgatttaaaaataaattaattaattttcatgacttttcataaaattgacagttaattttaacaaataatgaagttggtaacattgaatttgtgtcaaattgacgtttaaacttaatttaaaaagttatttaaaaaaataaatttagaatcaatttcaaaagtAGTCAAGAACaaagtataataatatactattaaaaaaataataaatttttatttagctCCTCCTTCCCCATTGGTAAATCAAgaaatgttaataacaaataaccCCCATCACCATGCAATGTTGGGTCAACACAATCCTGTTCCACATGGAAGTTTAGGAATGCATACTTTATCACATCATCAACGATTAACAAGAGGCGGAGGATCACAATCACCACCTTTACCGCCTCCACCACCCCCCGAAGAAGAACACGAAGATTTTGGGCGTCCCAGAACATCCGGTGTAATGCCCATTGTTCCTGATGAAGAGGATTTACCCGGATGGGTACCAAAGAATTACATagaaaaaggttaaaaaattattaagatgtaataattttaaattaaaactattttcttCGTTTTAGTGGTTGctatttatgattattatgcAGATAAAGACGACGAATTAAGTTTTCAGGAGAGTGCggttatttatgtattaaaaaagaacgatGATGGTTGGTGGGAGGGAGTTATGGATGGAATAACCGGATTATTTCCGGGGAATTACGTTGAACCTtgcgtttaatttaaaaaaaaataatataaaaatattgttttaggAATCGATGCCTTTGTAGgtaattttgtctttattttAAGCTCTCTCAGTGCTTCTTTTTTATACTAGAACAAATAATAATGAGGTTTTGTGCTTGATTAAGTTAAGTcggaaataaataataataaaaaaaaagaattaagaaagATATCGTATTTAAAGTTGAGAACATAAACGAAATGcttcataatataaataaaaaaattataatataattgaaataattattattatcgatGATAGTGTCGGATGTAattattcttattaattattaaattatacacttatataataaaaaaaatgattgattttatttaattaatcacCTTTCATAATATCCGAATTATTATCCAAAaatttccaatccaacctcatttaattaatatgttCTAATTTATGTTATCAACCATATGTTAATAGATAGAGCTTTTATCATTTTCtaggttaatttatttagcTTTCACTTCATTGTGGAAGCAGCATTTTCATTACCACATCAACATCCAATTATTTTCAAGCCATTCTTTCATAAAGAATGTTCTTATCATGTAGCATTCAGAGAGGTTTCttatattaatacattttcttatttgacgttttcattattaatgtaaattgtatttgtttattattatttccagTGGAGTAGCAGTGGTGACTATCACATTAAGTGCTTGCAAGTTTATAGAGCAATTTTTGTACACTTGCGTCGAAAACGCCGTCTTCTTCATGATCCTCACCGACATGGTTTAAATTGGAGGAAGATCTTACACCAAATGTGCACCAAACTGTCATATGTGGGCTGGAAAGTGAACGTTGATGAAGTTCCTGAGAGgttgttctttatttttttcacttaattCTTGGGTTGCCATCATTTTGTGCAACCCAAAACAAACATGATGCACAAAATGATGGCAACCCAAGAATTAAGTgaaagaaataaagaacaaCCTCTCAGGAACTTCATCAACGTTCACTTTCCAACCCAAAACAAACATGATGCACAAAATGATGGCAACCCAAGAATTAAGTgaaagaaataaagaacaaCCTCTCAGGAACTTCATCAACGTTCACTTTCCAGCCCACATATGACAGTTTGGTGCACATTTGGTGTGAGATCTTCCTCCAATTTAAACCCATGTGATACTTCACAATCCCAGGACAGCTGCATGTTTAAGTAATGAACGTTTTGGAGActgtttttttgaaatcacccATGCATATCTTTTTTAAGGAATGCTCAAGGTTGCATCACCTGTACAATTTAGTACAGCTAAatatagaggtaagttacgttaatcatcttaatttattgtcctctacatgtccctgcttatgtgaatcaccctgtatattaatataccgggaatttcatataacttgcaatatatgaatgcagtaaccatagttacgaaactactatgcacttgcactatcccacataaaatgcaacatagcttaatagtacaggcattgggtaatTTTGCAAAGTACAatttttgcttggaaaaaggtgaGGTCCTTATGATAATCCTGAGTTTTCGGCCGTCTTAAAAAACGCACGACTACCGTGtacatctcttaagacggctaaacccaaatgtctatttctatttttagaaatatttttttatgactatgtctatttttattgaaataaaagtagaactaacactagaactggaatcattcgggtttagccgtcttaaaagacgtgcggctaaatccgaatgtttctagttctaggtctagtgttagttctacttttaattcaataaaaatgtaccaGAATCTAGcattgaataacaaataaaactagaactaacactagacctacaactagaaagttgggaaagaaacgaaactttctagttctaggtctagtcttagttctagttttagtgcaataaaaatatgcaacataatgatatcttatgctaactaccGCTACCTAAAACTGTCACTACAACtgacattagacctagaattagaaacattcaggtttagccgcgcgtctcttaagacggctaaacccgaatgattctaattctaggtcttatgttagttctactgatagtgttagtgcaaaactagaactaacactagaactagaaacattcggatttagccgcacgtcttttaaaacggctaaacccgaaactttctagttctaggtctagtgttagttctagttttagttcaaaaaaaatatacctaTCAGCCGTCTTAGGAGAGGTACAgctaaacaaatatttctaggtttagtgttagttctaattttatttgttattcgtTCCCCGTAttgatccgttatatcgaggttttactgtaatatcaaattatattgacatgttacattttatgtgaGATAAAGTAAGTAGATACGTCCTGGTTTCTatcgaaatatatttttgtatattgcatcttaagtgaaattcactgtattaATTGTCTTAAGAtggtaagaaattattttaatttcccatcTATTCGGTTTGGTTTCGTTCGTGAACCTTCGTTAATTTCCGTTTATTTTGTATAGGTTCAGATGAAGTGAGAACGAACAAAGAGGAAAACGCTCTTCTAGCGAGTGGCGCTTTCGCGGTTTTAGTCAGTCATCGCGAAGCGGTCGTGGGGTTCGCGTTGCGCGCGATTTCGCGTTAAAATCACCGTTTTCAGAAGCACACGAGATGACATCGAGTATTGGCCGTGAATGCGAAAATGCCATCGTCGCTCGGGTTTCGCGGCTGCATAGTGTTTGTGGTGATGAGCAGTTTTGCAGTTTATTTAGCAGCAACACCTTTGGATCCGACCCGTATCAAAagtaagaaaaaagaaattctttttactttttcgctttacttaaagtttttttttctttttactttattttttcttttttgtattttttcgtttcttcAACGGCATTCGTTCGCAGCACTCCGAAGAAGTTAGCTTGGTTCTTTGCACCTACGCTCACCACGAAGAACGTTCTTCCTTCGACGAAGAACTCAAAATGTCAACAACCtggattctttttattttgcgtTTTAAAAAAGACCTCATTATgttaatttacatttacacctactcaaatcattaattaaaaactaaacttTCTCTCCTTATTTTAGAACACAACTACAATCAACAATTACGTTGTcgttttcttgtatttttttttaaacggtgTACTTACATAATTCTTAGAGAATCTACAAGACCTGAAGGTCACTTCATGGTAATTAAGCGCCATTATAAACTGGTGAAAGAATGGGGGGACGTTGTTTCCTTGttgattttgcgaaaatatCTCTCTTAACCTATGTTTTTTTGAGTACACGTCCTCTTAGTTCGTTTTGAAAGTGGTTACAAGGTGAGAGATGTGATGACTAAATCTTTATGACGCAAACTTCTACCTAGAAACAGATACGCGGGGGGAACCTGCCGATTAAGTAACCGGTTTTcacaaattataattataaaattgaattcgGGTCTAAATTTACTTCTAAAACgaatatatttttggaaattccCATACCGGTGCCAAACTAATCCAGTAAAAGCTGCCGGTGCAGCGATAACTCAAGCGGGATTCCCGTTTACAGGAGCCCACATCGTTCAAGGGAGTTTGGGGGGAAGCGATTAAATCCCCCCGTACGTTTCCCCCTTAAAACCCATCCTGAGCGCCACACGTTTCTTCGTTTCTTCTTCCTCAGGAATATCGATCGCGCCATGAATGAATGCTGTTATCCCTAGATTCCCTTTCCCCCAAACCATCTAGGCCCCTTTATTGACGATCGATCACGGACACGTGTTCAGTGGCCACGCGTGCGGAATGTTAATCCACGGGGAAACTAGTAGGTGGGGGACAAATTCGGAACTGACGTCAATTAAGCCCAATGAAATCCGgatctctatttttaaattagataaatttattattttcttttatttacagATGTTGACCTGAACTCTTGGATACGTCATTATGAACCAGCTTTGTACGATCCAGGGCATCTTCACGCGGAACATCATCGGAGTAAACGCAACGTTGGCAAAAATTCCTTCGTTAGGTTGACCATTAAAGGACGTGATAGGTGAGTTGTTGTTTCGTTGATCGATTTTCCGTCATCGTTGACCGAAAATTTGCTTTCCCCACCGATGCGTCGCTTCCACGTTGTCCACCACCCACAATTTCCCCCCGGTTTAGTCCCCAGATATGCAAATCCGGCGACCATTTTGTGTATTATCTACCTGTCCGACCCTCGTTTTCAACGCAACCCCGGTCGATCCTTTCACGATCGATGACATCCTGCGGTCGTAAATGACTCATATCAACAACGAGGATGACTTCCCATTATACGATAACCAAAGTACCATGAAAATCGGGGATTTTATAGAGTTGCAAAAAGAGGTTGTCGTCTAGCTTTATGTTAAGCGAATTAAAACTTGGAGTATTTTTAGTAACCGTCCGTGtctggaaatttttaatgaaaagcTCTCGTTGGGGGTCTCGCTTTGGGAAATTAAACTATCGCAACTTTCCCGGGACCCCCCCTCGATTTCTAATCGAGCCCTTCCGCTAATTGGAACTCAGTTGGGGAGAATGTGGGTTAGGGTGAGGGTCCTTGTTTCCGTGTTGAACAAATCTTGTTGTAATCTCTCCCTATTAAAatcaaacgaaaaaaaatcgttcccCTTCTTCAATATAaacgtaaataaattaatttgtaaattcaaaaaaataattttaaatctttaccCCATCTAGCGGTAATAACAGATATTAAGtcatatttttgacatttcaaacttacgaaatgttattttgtttcgaaaattgttaaattttaccaaaaaaaatgtaattaattcgAAAATCCCATCAAAATAGTGTTAATTTAGAGTGATTGTAAGTTCGGCGAAAGATTCTTCCCCCCTAAATTAACCAGGAAAGTttacataacctaactttttctatcaggtcaatttaaaatttatgattatttcTAAGAATCGGGACGATTTGTTAGAAGATATAGTAAGTcggtttgattttattaattttaaatttaatcattaattaattaaatttttgttgctttttaaaaaatcgttgtttATTAAACTCACTCCATCTAACGTCAATCGCACATATTAAGTCGTagttttgacgtttcaatttCACGAAGTGTCATTTTCTGTCTAAAATTGCTGTATTTTAcctaaaaaaaagtgttattgaATCGAAAATCTCATCAAAATACGTTTTTGAATACGTAAAGTGTTAATTTAAAGTGATTGTAAGTTCggcgaaaattttttcgtctCTAAATTAACCAGGGAAGTttacataacctaactttttctatcacctcaatttaaaatttatggttatttttaagaatcggGACGATTTGTTAGAAGATATAGTAAGTCGgtttggttttattaattttaaattcaatcattaattaattaaatttttgttgcgaataatattgatttttaaaaaatcgttgtttATTGAACTCACTCCATCTAACGTCAATCGCACATATTAAGTCGTagttttgacgtttcaatttCACGAAGTGTCATTTTCTGTCTAAAATTGCTGTATTTTAcctaaaaaaaagtgtaattGAATCGAAAATCTCatcaaaatacatttttgaatacgTAAAGTGTTAATTTAAAGTGATTGTCAGTTCGGCGAAAGATTCTTCCTCCCTAAATTAACCAGGAAAGTttacataacctaacttttgcTATCacgtcaatttaaaatttatggttatttttaagaatcaggACGATTTGTTAGAAGATATAGTAAGTCGgtttggttttattaattttaaattcaatcattcattaattaaatttttgttgcgaataatattgatttttataaaatcgttGTTTATTAAACTCACTCCATCTAACGTCAATCGCACATATTAAGtcgtatttttgacatttcaatttCACGAAGTGTCATTTTCTGTCTAAAATTGGTGTATTTTACCTAAAAAAAGTGTAATTGAATCGAAAATCTCATCAAAATACGTTTTTGAATACGTAAAGTGTTAATTTAAAGTGATTGTAAGTTCGGCGAAAGATTCTTCCTCCCTAAATTAACCAGGAAAGTttacataacctaactttttctatcacgtcaatttaaaatttgtggttatttttaagaatcggGACGATTTGTTAAAAGATATAATGAGTCGGTttggatttattaattttaaatttaattattaattaattaaatattgattgcgaataatattgattttttaaaaatcgttgttTATGAAACTCACTCCATCTAACGTCAATCGCACATATTAAATCGTacttttgacatttcaatttCACGAAGTGTCATTTTCTGTCTAAAATTGGTGTATTTTACCTAAAAAAAGTGTAATTGAATCGAAAATCTCatcaaaatacatttttgaatacgTAAAGTGTTAATTTCAAGTGATTGTAGGTTCGGCGAAAAATTCTTCCTCCCTAAATTAACCAGGAAAGTttacataacctaacttttttgttacgtcaatttattttttggtattataaaataaaagattcaGTAAgtcgattaattttattaatttctttgaacattttccttttaaaaacgaaattttacacgcgaataaaatgttaaagtgATTCGCATGCAACCTAGTTGGAGAAAACCGTTTCGTTTTAGGTTGACCGATTACCGATCGTGCatatttaaaaggaaaagaCGCAAAAAAGACAGTTTACAAAGCAGTTGGGTCGCTGCCTTTACCTCGGGGTCACAAAAGCACCGAACGCCAAGCGAAATTACTCTTGTAAAAGAGCGTAACACTACAAAAGAGACCCATTCGACGAAGCTAATTCTCTACgacaaaaaccattttaacactattatttttttttttttaattttagatctCCAAACAAAGAGAAAGCCCACAATAATACCATTTGAGATTTGTTTAATAGTACATTTTCGTTAAGAAGGTACTTGGCGTCTCCTTGGAGTGAACGTCCGGAAAGCGGCGAGACGGagagcgtcgcgacgcccgcCGCCGTCGTCTGTGTTTTCCGCATTAGATACGGGACGCGTCTGCTGCGGAATTTACGGCCTTCGTAGCATGTTTTCCATTGATTTCCGACGTCCTCCTCCTCCTTACTTCCGTTCTCAGCATCTTTCTCGACGCGAAAATAACTCAACGGAATTCGGGGAAATTTTGCACGTAGAGTACGGCTTCTGCATTGGCTGTTAGTGACATCTATCGACGTGACGAACGTCCGAAAGCAATCGATACGACGAGCTTTTCAATTACCGTTGACCTCTCACTGTGCGTGCAAATGAAGTTTGTATTGAGgatgaaaaaaagaaattttcgatttttcattaattaattaagctttAAGAAccatatcttttaaaaatgaatttagttttaagcctaattttttttaaacattaataattagttCCGATGTGAGTAGAGAATACAAGCAACGGGAATTTAATACGGGTCGGGACGATTTAATTGGAATTAATTACCTAGTAGAGTGTGTTATTCCCCCATTGTTTACGTTCCCAACGCGAACGTTGCGAATTCAAcaacaaatatttcaattacaaaaaaaaaattgtactatTTTTAGCTTGGTAATTATACCTAGTAGTTATAagtcaaattattttagttatatattttttttttattctcctGCGCTTATTTTCAGAATATTCAAGTTGAAACTAACTCCGGATAGAAGCATTTTTACTGAGGATGTTGTTATTGAATCCACAAATGGACCAATCGACTTTGAACCAAATTCCGTTTATACTGGAACGTTGGAAggtaaggttttttttttaattttttttagattttctaGATCT of the Onthophagus taurus isolate NC chromosome 10, IU_Otau_3.0, whole genome shotgun sequence genome contains:
- the LOC111420437 gene encoding transcription factor SPT20 homolog, encoding MLLILFAFLLISSSSANDEETNKLSSSTTNLDSNLRKALLKALTELEAESDGARNPESTVEKAQASQVNIIQENVDKNFTVTSTKSPETQRQVVLIQKSAGIQSKPITTFFPSNLNVTDNFLTSSTSFTTNYFKNKHQTTPKPINSFTIDDKLTTITSNKLDLTSPTPTVETPTTEESEAKVEDVQFFSAPLVAAFTVHQDEHGLPKSVEPIFKASTNTVPVVTNFIDDQRFYQQKQEELELQEKKRREDFLKQQQLKQEQFRNQFVIQEKQRALEEQLYKLQHQQRQQQEVLLKQQELIREQERVLREERERNRLKQNEQPFIPIIPNNRIENVEFTTSNPTKPSTVVFQSSVSFNPAEFSKGTSLPLNAQQLPVKNYNDFRQTPYYNQHQVQPNQFHQNQIQNIQSIQPIQQQIQPIQQQIQPIQQQIQPIQQQIQPIQQQIQPIQQIQPVQQQIQPIQQIQPVLTPPHYNTPTTVEIPPTQNVRIYRQEQETGTFPNNFVFNPNHHQQQQYVQIQPSIQVPNVRLLRSNEPFQNGPVQPPLVNHQLRNLLQQAGISKGRQEDLNIVSKVLSYNHFGGGGGNFFAVPARGYHFQVHRSDTKG
- the LOC111420444 gene encoding abl interactor 2 gives rise to the protein MNDSIYYGGSGRESGVVSDCDTMAELATLLRNEIPEGRSNLTDNHTNLERVAEYCEANYFQMENKRVALEETKNYTTQSLASVAYQINTLAFNFLQLLDLQQSQLAEMESQMNHIAQTVMIHKEKVARREIGVLTANKSTSRQYKIIAPANPEKPIKYVRKPIDYAVLDEIGHGVRSSGTPRQKQRGSSQGSIQSISAMSTNSTVGPAPTTKPPTPPQVTRTNSKVSVSGGTLSKASREYRTPPAVAPPQVPSHYAPNYPIGHPRRGERGPGYSTLPLAQHNQAMSPPQVGMVHPMSIPSQTQQVQHVQQHPQTPPPPPPPGNTVYIQEQHMSMPPPPSPLVNQEMLITNNPHHHAMLGQHNPVPHGSLGMHTLSHHQRLTRGGGSQSPPLPPPPPPEEEHEDFGRPRTSGVMPIVPDEEDLPGWVPKNYIEKVVAIYDYYADKDDELSFQESAVIYVLKKNDDGWWEGVMDGITGLFPGNYVEPCV